One Torulaspora globosa chromosome 5, complete sequence DNA window includes the following coding sequences:
- the YIP1 gene encoding transporter YIP1 (ancestral locus Anc_5.177) codes for MSFYNQGASNGGFYQPSSQFAFPQGSMSFQSQPSNAGSGNDGMTVSPDPLPVGILNALSTKGFPHEPPLLEEIGINFDHIITKTKIAFNPVNSKGALSDEILSDSDLAGPLIFFLLFGLFLLLAGRVHFGYIYGVALFGTVSLHGLSKFMSNNESSSPTKLQFFNTASILGYCFLPLCFLSLIGIFCSLDNKVGYFLGVIFVSWSTLSSSAFLNSLLQLHGARALIAYPLMIYYSVFALMAIFV; via the coding sequence ATGTCATTTTACAATCAGGGTGCGTCAAACGGAGGCTTTTATCAGCCTTCTAGCCAATTCGCTTTCCCTCAAGGTTCTATGTCATTTCAGAGCCAGCCATCAAATGCGGGCAGCGGAAACGATGGGATGACCGTGTCCCCCGATCCTCTGCCAGTGGGTATTTTAAACGCTTTATCTACAAAGGGATTTCCTCATGAACCACCACTGTTAGAAGAAATAGGAATCAATTTTGATCATATTATCACCAAGACAAAGATTGCATTCAATCCTGTAAATAGCAAAGGGGCCCTATCGGATGAGATTTTGAGTGATTCTGATCTGGCAGGTccattgatcttcttccttctctttgGCTTGTTTCTTTTGCTGGCAGGTAGAGTGCACTTTGGATACATTTACGGAGTTGCATTGTTTGGTACCGTATCCTTGCATGGGTTGTCCAAGTTCATGAGCAATAACGAGTCATCATCTCCAACTAAGCtgcaattcttcaatacgGCATCGATCTTGGGCTATTGTTTCCTGCCTCTATGTTTTTTGTCACTCATTGGGATCTTTTGCTCGTTGGACAACAAGGTAGGTTATTTCTTGGGTGTCATCTTTGTTAGCTGGAGCACTTTGTCATCGTCTGCTTTTCTGAACTCACTGTTGCAACTACACGGAGCAAGAGCCTTAATCGCATACCCACTCATGATTTATTATAGCGTATTTGCTTTGATGGCCATATTCGTCTAG
- the GIT1 gene encoding Git1p (similar to Saccharomyces cerevisiae GIT1 (YCR098C)), with translation MSAVKETIRYDAEKRQQRVNEPRKQQLIHIIALVASGFALISDGYQNNAMSMLNKLFPELYGSKAYSSKVSTRVSNASLVGTIIGQVGMGIGCDYIGRKSSIVFGTVLLVVGSLLCAASHGKTVDGMFWMLTVMRGVVGVGVGCEYPSASVSANEAANEYTRKRRGGLMVMVTNLPLSLGGPFASIVFLIVYSICGENHLEAVWRTMFALGCFWPLSIFYFRWKMATNELYKKGRFQSKIPLWLIVKFNWKSMLGTCGAWFMYDFVTFPNGIFSGTIIASVIGDSKDLKKICEWNLLLGVIAIPGVFLGAYLCDRIGRKYTLIFGFCGYLVFGLIIGCAYEQLSKIVPLFIVFYGIMNSLGNAGPGDMMGVTSSESFPTAVRGTLYGLSAAIGKVGAVAGTQSFQSIRNKLGPRYTFIIAACCGIAGILFAWIFIPHSREEDLMELDIKFYNYLVEHGWQGTMGFDAAKDDTTVFYEDENSNHTGLKADVNSEKKDENITTIESRI, from the coding sequence ATGTCTGCTGTGAAGGAAACCATTCGATATGACGCTGAGAAAAGACAACAGCGTGTGAACGAGCCAAGAAAGCAACAGCTGATCCACATCATTGCGCTTGTTGCATCTGGGTTTGCTTTGATCTCTGATGGGTATCAGAACAATGCGATGTCGATGCTGAACAAGTTGTTTCCTGAGCTGTACGGGTCCAAAGCGTACAGTTCTAAGGTTTCTACTCGGGTCTCGAACGCGTCTTTGGTCGGGACTATCATCGGGCAAGTTGGCATGGGTATTGGGTGTGATTACATAGGCAGGAAATCGTCTATTGTGTTTGGTACTGTTCTGTTGGTCGTTGGTAGTTTGTTATGTGCGGCTTCGCACGGGAAGACCGTCGATGGTATGTTCTGGATGCTCACGGTGATGAGAGGCGTGGTCGGCGTTGGTGTCGGCTGTGAGTATCCATCTGCATCTGTCAGTGCGAACGAAGCTGCTAATGAATACACTAGAAAACGCAGAGGTGGGCTGATGGTCATGGTCACTAACTTGCCTCTGTCGCTGGGAGGTCCGTTTGCATCCATTGTGTTCTTGATCGTATATTCCATTTGTGGTGAAAACCACCTGGAAGCCGTCTGGAGAACCATGTTCGCATTGGGCTGTTTCTGGCCGCTTTCCATCTTTTACTTCCGCTGGAAGATGGCCACCAATGAACTTTACAAGAAGGGTAGATTTCAATCAAAGATTCCGCTATGGTTGATCGTTAAGTTTAACTGGAAGAGTATGCTTGGTACTTGCGGCGCTTGGTTCATGTACGACTTCGTCACTTTCCCAAATGGTATCTTTAGTGGTACGATCATCGCCTCAGTCATTGGTGACTCCAAGGacttgaaaaaaatttgTGAGTGGAATCTGTTGCTTGGCGTGATTGCCATTCCTGGAGTGTTCCTAGGTGCTTATCTATGTGACAGGATTGGCCGTAAATACACTTTGATTTTCGGTTTCTGTGGTTACTTGGTATTTGGTTTGATCATCGGCTGTGCTTATGAACAGCTGTCCAAGATTGTCCCCTTGTTCATTGTCTTTTATGGTATCATGAACAGTCTAGGAAACGCGGGACCTGGTGACATGATGGGCGTCACTTCTAGTGAATCTTTCCCAACTGCCGTTAGAGGTACACTGTACGGTCTTAGTGCTGCCATCGGTAAAGTTGGTGCCGTCGCGGGCACTCAGTCGTTTCAGTCTATCAGAAATAAGTTGGGACCTCGTTACACTTTCATCATTGCAGCCTGCTGCGGTATCGCCGGTATCCTCTTCGCCTGGATTTTCATCCCACACAGCCGTGAAGAGGATCTCATGGAGCTGGACATAAAGTTCTACAATTACTTGGTTGAGCATGGCTGGCAAGGAACGATGGGATTCGACGCTGCAAAGGATGACACGACCGTCTTCTATGAAGATGAGAACAGCAACCACACCGGGTTGAAGGCTGACGTGAACTCCGAAAAGAAGGATGAAAACATTACTACTATAGAATCTCGTATCTGA
- the MSM1 gene encoding methionine--tRNA ligase MSM1 (ancestral locus Anc_5.176) — protein MRLWGPWHRRLHSQVSHITTPIFYPNARPHLGHLYSSLLCDVFHRWQLFKKGSSLFTTGTDEHGLKIQAASERAGYASPREFVDNLCRDFVKLDRAGDIRFTRFIRTTDADHVENVRKLWKLCDLNGFIYRGEHKGWYSVSDETFYPESKVQRSGTDADKFINTETGNEVVYHTETNYFFKLSAFRERLVAYITENPRFIDPSAKRLQVLRELQEEGGLPDISISRPSSRLKWGIDVPGDPSQKVYVWFDALCNYVSSVGGIDAILQDAIPEVALRHEGGNLEVSSAEWWRNTTHVIGKDIIKFHTIYWPAFLMAAGLPLPKQIVVHSHWLSNGVKMSKSLGNVVDPLLMIDHYGRDAMRWFLLENSQLEDDNNFQEDKLHSTRELLVSKWGNLVNRCCGAKFNLQRAVATFASMDRETLLNLLDGDQMLKEAVQKLFTELDMISEKMDGYISRFESRAALRNVWSVIDLSNTLIQDSKPWTKEGPQQDVIIYACMEASRILSILCQPIIPSLAARLLDRIDVPLDRRSVAFTKVGTDDLYGRGSNERGRPVPLQRKPLREQ, from the coding sequence ATGCGGTTATGGGGGCCTTGGCATCGTCGGTTGCATTCGCAGGTGTCTCATATCACCACTCCCATCTTTTATCCCAACGCCAGGCCACATTTGGGTCATCTTTACTCGAGTCTACTGTGCGATGTGTTCCATCGATGGcaattgttcaagaaaggcaGCTCGCTCTTCACTACGGGTACCGACGAGCACGGTTTGAAGATCCAGGCGGCAAGTGAGCGGGCTGGGTACGCAAGTCCCAGGGAATTCGTCGATAACCTTTGCAGGGACTTTGTGAAGCTGGACCGAGCTGGAGATATACGGTTTACGAGATTTATACGGACGACAGACGCAGATCATGTCGAGAATGTGCGAAAGCTTTGGAAGCTGTGTGACCTCAATGGGTTCATCTATCGGGGAGAGCATAAAGGGTGGTATTCTGTCTCAGACGAGACCTTCTATCCGGAGTCCAAGGTGCAGAGGAGTGGGACGGATGCAGACAAGTTTATCAACACCGAGACGGGAAATGAGGTAGTTTATCATACCGAGACCAACTACTTCTTTAAACTGTCGGCGTTCAGGGAGAGGCTGGTAGCGTACATTACGGAGAATCCGAGATTCATTGATCCAAGTGCCAAGAGACTGCAAGTGCTGAGAgagctgcaggaagagGGCGGTCTGCCGGAtatttcgatctcaagGCCTTCCTCCAGGCTAAAATGGGGGATTGATGTCCCGGGAGACCCATCGCAGAAGGTATATGTTTGGTTTGATGCGCTCTGCAATTATGTGTCTTCCGTCGGTGGTATAGACGCAATACTCCAAGACGCAATCCCTGAAGTTGCGCTACGTCATGAGGGCGGTAATTTGGAGGTTAGCTCCGCCGAATGGTGGCGGAATACTACTCATGTTATTGGTAAGGACATCATCAAGTTTCACACCATTTATTGGCCCGCTTTCCTGATGGCTGCAGGATTGCCGCTGCCGAAGCAGATCGTTGTTCATAGCCACTGGCTGTCGAACGGGGTCAAGATGTCCAAGAGCTTGGGGAATGTGGTTGATCCTTTGCTGATGATTGATCACTACGGTCgcgatgcgatgagatggtTTCTTCTGGAGAATTCTCAGCTGGAAGACGATAACAATTTCCAAGAGGACAAACTGCATTCTACGAGGGAGCTACTGGTTTCAAAGTGGGGAAACTTGGTTAACAGATGCTGTGGGGCCAAGTTTAACTTACAGCGTGCTGTTGCTACGTTCGCTTCGATGGATCGCGAGACTCTACTTAATCTGCTCGATGGCGACCAGATGCTTAAAGAGGCCGTACAGAAGCTATTTACTGAACTTGATATGATTTCAGAGAAAATGGACGGATACATCAGCCGTTTCGAATCGAGAGCGGCGCTGAGGAATGTATGGTCTGTGATAGATCTCTCTAACACGCTCATCCAGGACTCTAAACCATGGACCAAAGAAGGTCCCCAGCAAGACGTAATAATCTATGCATGCATGGAGGCATCACGTATATTGTCCATTTTGTGCCAGCCAATCATTCCATCGCTTGCAGCAAGACTTCTTGACCGCATAGATGTCCCACTAGACAGGCGGTCAGTGGCATTTACCAAAGTGGGTACGGATGATTTGTATGGCCGAGGCTCGAATGAGAGAGGAAGACCAGTGCCGCTGCAGAGAAAGCCTCTCAGGGAACAATGA
- the POL31 gene encoding DNA-directed DNA polymerase delta subunit POL31 (ancestral locus Anc_5.175), whose protein sequence is MKAKVLDIQGKEPCWAIGTVYCELKYKPNILEEVINDVYRAPDLTKSYTDPEGSDEIMLEDESGRVLLVGENIRATPFITGAVIGVLGMEADAGTFQVLDICYPIPIPQKPLSLSPGRSAVAGNKKIAVVSGLNISTTSPRRLLKLQLLQEYLTGNLCSPELISNIGKLLVCGDSLSFKFDTSSSGELVNCLSTLGNFLSNVTQSIPVALMPGAKDPSNRSLPQKPLHKALFSQTLGAHLEEVNRDVLKLVTNPYYFHIEGLEILATAGQSINDICKYLIPNQGSSQEEDTIEHRLDLMECTMKWQNIAPTVPDTLWAYPFPSSDPFLLDEWPHVYIVGNQPGYGFRDLDVHGRKIKLISIPVFSSTGDVVLLDLTTLETEVINIGA, encoded by the coding sequence ATGAAGGCAAAAGTTTTGGATATTCAGGGAAAAGAACCATGTTGGGCGATTGGAACTGTTTACTGCGAGTTGAAGTACAAGCCCAACATCTTGGAAGAGGTAATAAATGACGTCTATCGAGCTCCCGATCTAACCAAAAGCTACACTGATCCTGAAGGCAGTGACGAAATAATGTTGGAAGATGAGAGTGGGCGGGTTTTGTTAGTTGGTGAGAACATTAGAGCTACTCCCTTCATAACAGGTGCAGTCATCGGCGTACTGGGTATGGAAGCCGACGCTGGAACTTTCCAGGTACTTGACATTTGCTATCCGATACCTATACCTCAAAAACCTTTGAGTCTTAGCCCAGGGCGCAGTGCGGTAGCGGGAAATAAGAAGATCGCAGTTGTTTCTGGTCTTAACATTAGCACAACTTCTCCGCGTCGTTTACTGAAATTACAGTTATTACAAGAATATCTCACTGGCAATCTATGCTCACCCGAACTGATCTCAAACATCGGTAAATTGCTTGTATGCGGAGATTCCTTGTCGTTCAAGTTCGACACCAGCTCAAGCGGTGAGCTTGTGAATTGTCTGAGTACATTAGGAAATTTCTTGAGTAATGTGACCCAATCAATCCCCGTGGCTTTGATGCCAGGTGCAAAAGATCCTAGTAATAGATCTTTACCCCAGAAACCGCTTCATAAGGCGCTATTTAGCCAAACTCTTGGAGCCCATCTCGAAGAGGTGAACCGAGATGTTCTCAAGCTGGTTACAAATCCTTATTATTTCCATATAGAGGGTCTGGAGATACTTGCAACGGCAGGCCAGAGTATCAATGATATTTGCAAGTATTTGATACCTAATCAAGGCAGCTcacaagaggaagataCGATCGAACACAGGTTGGATCTCATGGAGTGTACAATGAAGTGGCAGAACATAGCACCGACAGTACCTGATACGCTATGGGCCTATCCCTTTCCAAGCTCGGATCCTTTTCTGCTAGACGAATGGCCTCATGTGTACATTGTGGGTAATCAACCAGGCTATGGATTCAGAGATTTAGATGTGCACGGAAGGAAAATAAAACTGATATCTATTCCCGTATTCAGCTCGACCGGTGATGTGGTTTTACTAGATCTGACGACCTTGGAAACCGAAGTAATCAATATAGGAGCATAA
- the PSD2 gene encoding phosphatidylserine decarboxylase 2 (ancestral locus Anc_5.174): MGLIRHRRRPATRKPRLMLKVNVVQVQNVDLFKDFKCNPTCVITTNSLYSKRTSKLKSSKTKWNETLKMKLPSSPQSEWVRIVIYDALPTAPAVAIDGADGASNSNDSTTSLGAQGYSTGDPSRSNSQISSASSRGSENSYLYVGETKLSLLDLFKRRDTVTSYRFSIDPTWFRIYDKRLQRQLKDRSELPYAVGEVQLGFKLSTSSKHLSTIQAYNQWRNSLLGALEHKRSLKRTHPSRFSSLYHEKIDHSTSEENFHDNYDFLASKDNDDDVESRVDYSDNEVYDQDEFTSENNLFSDIISLDSDEASLVDDEDVVEKDLASIVPVLDEYEVVDPDLISSVSHLSLIEDEHDDIDDDEDDDDDIEEVYENDAIPATHITDLNQDIYRESSADLEDEDEPDDYEDDETDDFTVKHTGRRLPRLRRTRRSNRIPSHFITPSGNYKLSKKQHASGVVFLEFRNIKDLPSLKNKVSRRTYEMDPFIIAIFGRRVFKTSWKKQSLNPVYNECAAFEVFPDETHFGFHFNVLDKDSFSANDKIAHCDLSWSHMIAKQTPENDWANYDLPLSLTVEPQDSKSPTLSLKMKFVPYSILKKSFWSNALKMHTSRTEFDIVDLTLYLDKLGYFTADEICEFFNHFGKKPWAGETLSNVQITEFLQNWKKSSGFKNVWKCPNCSHSCKPTRNMMNTKLVLENDLITHLAICSFESDRKLLKPSYVSSDFASKRWFSKVLIKLTYGKYALGSNNANILVQDRDSGIILEEKISAHVKLGMRIIYNGKGKESRKFRALLKTLSIRQGKKFDDPASVRQIAPFIKFHSLDMTEYEETSYTTFNDFFYRRLKPGARKVEGDGKIFVSPADSRCTVFSNIHQAKDIWIKGTRFSLTRLTKNYKPDIFNDRSCSIMIFRLAPQDYHRFHCPCDATIGKPVFVDGQYYTVNPMAVRSSLDVFGENVRMVIPLESPEFGTLLLVPIGAMMVGSIVLDRKEGEFVRRGEEMGYFKFGGSTVAIVIPSKSIVLDADLSKNSADGIETLVKVGMSVGHSPVVAEHKREKIKITNPAQVEKIKRTISISQENATSLNNAPWEYQALRNILQSEYGKSAVESSAQNGTSPGELLPHPSSPTSSSTSTTTV, from the coding sequence ATGGGGTTGATCAGGCATAGAAGGAGACCTGCCACAAGAAAACCGCGATTGATGCTGAAAGTTAACGTTGTCCAGGTTCAAAATGTTGATCTGttcaaggatttcaagTGTAATCCCACATGCGTCATTACGACGAACTCGTTGTACAGTAAGAGAACGAGCAAGCTTAAAAGTTCAAAGACAAAATGGAATGAAACGTTGAAAATGAAATTGCCGTCGTCGCCGCAATCAGAGTGGGTCAGAATTGTCATCTACGATGCTCTGCCAACGGCTCCCGCTGTGGCGATCGACGGAGCTGACGGGGCAAGCAATAGCAATGACTCGACAACCAGCTTAGGCGCTCAGGGTTACAGCACAGGCGATCCATCGCGATCTAACTCGCAGATTAGCTCTGCCTCCAGCAGGGGCTCTGAAAACAGTTATCTCTATGTCGGAGAAACCAAGCTGTCGCTCTTGGACCTATTTAAGAGACGGGATACAGTCACGAGCTATAGGTTTTCTATCGATCCCACATGGTTTAGGATATATGACAAAAGACTGCAGAGGCAGCTGAAGGATAGGTCGGAGCTGCCCTACGCTGTTGGAGAAGTGCAACTGGGTTTCAAACTTTCTACGTCTTCTAAACATCTAAGCACCATACAGGCGTATAACCAGTGGAGAAATAGTCTACTGGGGGCGTTAGAACACAAGCGGTCTCTGAAGCGAACCCATCCCTCGAGATTCTCATCATTATACCATGAGAAGATAGATCACAGCACTAGCGAAGAAAATTTCCACGATAACTACGACTTTTTAGCATCGAAGGATAACGACGACGACGTTGAGTCCCGTGTGGACTACTCGGACAATGAAGTGTATGACCAAGATGAGTTCACCAGCGAGAATAACCTTTTTTCTGATATCATCTCTCTTGATAGTGATGAGGCAAGTCTGGTCGACGACGAAGATGTGGTGGAGAAGGATCTCGCATCGATAGTTCCAGTACTGGATGAATACGAAGTTGTGGATCCCGATCTGATTTCCAGCGTTTCGCACTTGTCTCTCATAGAGGATGAGCATGATGACAttgacgacgatgaagatgacgacgacgatattgaagaagtttacGAGAATGATGCCATTCCAGCTACCCACATCACAGACCTCAATCAGGATATTTATCGTGAAAGCTCTGCAGACCTtgaggatgaggatgagCCCGATGATtacgaagatgatgagacAGATGATTTTACCGTAAAGCATACCGGAAGGCGCTTACCAAGACTGCGCCGCACCCGCCGCTCGAACAGAATACCTTCACATTTCATAACCCCTAGTGGTAATTACAAGCTATCGAAAAAGCAGCACGCATCGGGAGTTGTTTTCTTAGAATTCCGAAATATCAAAGATCTGCcgtctttgaagaataaaGTTTCTCGTAGAACATACGAGATGGATCCTTTTATCATTGCAATATTCGGCAGACGGGTTTTTAAAACGTCATGGAAGAAGCAGTCTTTGAATCCAGTTTATAATGAATGCGCAGCTTTTGAAGTGTTTCCTGATGAAACGCATTTTGGATTCCATTTCAACGTGTTGGATAAAGATTCGTTTTCAGCCAATGATAAGATAGCTCATTGTGACCTTAGCTGGTCTCACATGATCGCTAAACAAACTCCAGAGAATGATTGGGCGAATTATGATTTGCCTTTGTCATTGACCGTCGAGCCCCAGGATTCTAAAAGCCCGACCTTGTCTCTCAAGATGAAGTTCGTGCCTTATTCTATTCTGAAGAAATCTTTTTGGTCAAATGCATTAAAGATGCATACTTCTCGTACTGAGTTCGACATAGTCGACCTAACCTTGTATTTGGATAAACTTGGTTATTTCACGGCTGACGAGATCTgcgaatttttcaatcacTTTGGTAAGAAACCTTGGGCCGGTGAAACTCTATCCAATGTTCAAATTACAGAGTTTTTACAGAATTGGAAAAAATCTTCCGGTTTCAAGAACGTCTGGAAATGTCCTAATTGTTCGCACTCCTGTAAGCCCACTCGAAATATGATGAACACTAAGTTGGTTTTGGAGAACGATTTGATCACTCACTTAGCAATCTGCAGCTTCGAGAGTGACCGCAAATTGCTAAAACCATCGTATGTGTCTTCGGACTTTGCTTCGAAGAGGTGGTTCTCCAAGGTCTTGATCAAGCTGACTTATGGTAAGTACGCGTTAGGTTCAAATAACGCCAACATTCTGGTCCAGGACAGAGATTCCGGCATAATTCtcgaggaaaagatcagtGCGCATGTCAAGTTGGGGATGCGAATTATCTACAACGGTAAGGGCAAAGAGTCGAGAAAATTTAGAGCTTTGCTCAAAACATTATCCATTCGGCAGGGCAAGAAGTTTGACGATCCTGCTTCAGTCCGCCAAATCGCTCCTTTTATCAAATTCCATTCTTTGGATATGACCGAGTATGAGGAAACCTCTTACACGACAttcaatgatttcttcTATAGAAGATTGAAGCCAGGGGCAAGGAAAGTGGAAGGCGATGGTAAGATATTCGTGTCGCCAGCAGATTCCAGATGTACTGTCTTTTCTAATATCCATCAGGCCAAGGACATATGGATCAAAGGTACTCGCTTTTCTTTGACCAGACTCACTAAGAATTACAAGCCTGATATATTCAATGACCGTTCGTGCAGCATAATGATCTTCCGGCTAGCGCCGCAGGATTATCACAGATTTCACTGCCCTTGCGACGCTACAATCGGCAAGCCGGTATTTGTTGACGGACAATATTACACGGTTAACCCCATGGCAGTTCGTAGTTCATTGGACGTGTTTGGTGAAAACGTCCGAATGGTAATCCCGTTAGAGTCACCAGAGTTTGGCACATTGCTCTTGGTTCCCATAGGTGCCATGATGGTAGGTTCGATAGTACTGGATCGCAAAGAGGGAGAGTTTGTGCGTCGCGGTGAAGAAATGGGTTACTTCAAGTTTGGCGGATCAACAGTTGCAATTGTTATCCCTTCAAAGTCCATTGTACTCGACGCGGAtttgtcgaagaactcCGCTGATGGGATTGAGACCCTCGTCAAAGTCGGCATGAGCGTCGGCCACTCACCCGTCGTCGCAGAACAcaagagagagaagatcaagatcaCCAATCCGGCGCAAGTGGAGAAAATTAAAAGAACCATCAGTATTAGCCAGGAGAATGCCACCTCACTGAATAATGCACCCTGGGAGTATCAGGCATTAAGAAATATTCTGCAGTCGGAATATGGAAAATCAGCAGTCGAATCTTCCGCGCAGAATGGCACATCACCCGGCgagcttcttcctcatccgTCGTCACCAACTAGCTCTTCTACATCTACGACTACAGTCTAA
- the LSO2 gene encoding Lso2p (ancestral locus Anc_5.173) produces MGKRFSESAAKKAQGQARKREQAAAQQRAEHARQEAEEAAKWEEGARRPSQKKLSEEQKRQEKLKAKKEREELLAAEESDIAKEGRSKRRM; encoded by the coding sequence ATGGGGAAGAGGTTTTCTgaatcagcagcaaaaaAGGCACAAGGCCAAGCTAGAAAGCGTGAGCAGGCAGCAGCCCAGCAGAGGGCTGAGCATGCCAGGCAGGAGGCTGAGGAGGCTGCCAAATGGGAGGAGGGCGCTCGCAGGCCCagccagaagaagctctccgaagagcagaagaggcaggagaaactgaaggccaagaaagaacGGGAAGAGCTCCTGGCAGCTGAGGAATCCGATATCGCCAAGGAAGGGAGGAGTAAGAGAAGAATGTAA
- the PET130 gene encoding Pet130p (ancestral locus Anc_5.172), with the protein MNRCKQASELVLKKLKLPTAYNNGTGPVLPNASGVSLSSPRARQLALKKKLEDCNNTFITDVRPRERWDQNQERQNLATAAAKVKGCNRIVQRFQNVHKIYSRESHVYQCDFFRLMYFPPDHFLSMFRKSKPAVNVRTVGQVFLNGSGSSGDGSAGKALFQRNSQKNGFLRTQSTANSLGRLFESNPSNIPRNYAFLRRNLRVSLRKCFIKEWCALSGDLAVQEALSSGGAGTRYTDPDGRSRVGVAKDGYYMYQVLIFPDRETKKEFESCVKESVQVVSRLDWDEFLKPQSSKAGGKTWVQLANDRVRVHSLNKSLESNEIPFAVKRLWY; encoded by the coding sequence ATGAATCGATGTAAGCAAGCTTCGGAGCTGGTGctgaagaaattgaaattACCAACTGCTTACAATAATGGGACTGGTCCTGTCCTGCCAAACGCGAGTGGCGTCAGTCTATCGTCGCCGAGAGCTAGGCAATTGGCTCTTAAaaagaagttggaagaCTGCAACAACACATTTATCACCGATGTGAGGCCTCGGGAACGCTGGGACCAGAATCAGGAACGGCAGAATTTAGCAACCGCCGCCGCAAAGGTAAAGGGTTGCAACCGAATTGTACAACGGTTTCAGAATGTTCACAAGATCTATTCTCGAGAATCGCATGTCTACCAGTGCGATTTCTTCCGACTGATGTATTTCCCGCCTGATCACTTTTTATCAATGTTTCGCAAAAGTAAACCTGCAGTGAATGTAAGAACTGTTGGGCAGGTTTTCCTCAATGGTAGTGGTTCAAGCGGGGATGGGAGCGCTGGCAAGGCCTTGTTCCAGCGAAATAGTCAGAAAAATGGATTTCTCAGGACTCAGAGTACGGCAAATAGTCTGGGTAGATTGTTCGAAAGCAACCCATCCAATATCCCGCGAAACTATGCGTTTCTGAGAAGGAATCTGCGAGTATCGCTGCGCAAATGCTTTATCAAGGAGTGGTGCGCGCTGAGTGGTGACCTTGCAGTGCAGGAGGCGCTATCATCCGGAGGTGCTGGCACCAGATACACGGATCCAGACGGGCGGAGCCGAGTTGGAGTTGCCAAGGATGGTTACTACATGTACCAGGTGCTAATATTCCCTGACAGAGAGACCAAAAAGGAATTTGAATCCTGCGTTAAGGAGAGTGTTCAGGTTGTGTCGCGACTGGACTGGGACGAGTTTTTGAAGCCTCAGTCATCCAAGGCGGGAGGCAAGACCTGGGTACAGCTTGCCAATGACCGCGTGAGGGTTCATTCCCTGAACAAATCTCTGGAGAGCAACGAGATACCCTTCGCGGTGAAAAGATTGTGGTATTAA